The DNA region TTTTACTTTGGCGTGGGCTTAGCCGACTATGCACAAGAACAAGCCACCGAACGATTTAAAGAACTCCGTACCCAAAGTCAGAAACTCGCCGACGAGTTAGTCAAACGAGGAGAAATGAACTCAGAAGAGGCGCGTCAGTTTGTTGAACAACTGATTGCTGAAGCACAACGAGGACACAGCCAATCTTCTGGTGATACGTCACAAAAAGGCGAACCCCGACGGATTGAAATTATAGAAGAGGAAGAGTCACCTAGCCAAGAGGAGCAATCTTCCTCAGCAAAAGGAGGAGATGAAGATATTGATACACTCCGTCAACAAGTCGAAGCTTTAAGAGAAGAATTAAAACGTCTCCATAAGGAATGATTCCTGAGCGGTGAAATGAGAAAATGGTCAGTGTAGAGTAGTTTTTTACCGTCTTGGGGTACAGGTTTTTTCTATTGTCATTTGTTCTGATGAATAACAGGGGCTAGAACATGGTGTACCTCAATTGATACAGAAAAGCTATAGCGCACGCCCATTAAGGAGAAAAAAACACCTTGACCAAGCAAACCACCCAAAGCCTGACTGCAATTATTGGTGGGATTATTGCAGCTCTCCTCATCCTAATTGGTTTTAACTCTTATGTTGTGATCAACCCAGGGGAAGCAGGAGTGCTCAGTGTTCTCGGAAAAGCCCAAGAAGATGCCCTTCTCGAAGGGATTCATTATAAAATTCCTTTCATCTCGAAAGTAGATGTGTATGATGTCACTGTCCAAAAATTTGAAGTACCCGCCCAGAGCGCGACGAAAGATTTACAAGACCTGAAAGCAAGCTTTGCTATTAATTTTCGCCTTGATCCGGTGCAAGTCGTTGATATTCGTCGGAAGCAGGGAACATTAAGCAATGTTGTCTCTAAAATTGTTGCGCCTCAAACCCAAGAATCCTTTAAGGTCGCAGCAGCACGGAAAACTGCAGAAGAAGCCATTACCCGACGGGATGAATTAAAAGCAGACTTTGATATTGCCCTTAATGAACGACTCGACAAGTACGGTATTCTGGTCTTGGATACCAGCGTAATTGACCTTAATTTTACTAAGGAATTCGCGCAAGCGGTTGAAGATAAACAAATTGCCGAACAAAGTGCTCAACGTGCGGTTTATATTGCCAGGGAAGCCGAACAAAAAGCCCAAGCCGATATTAATCGCGCGAAAGGACGAGCCGAAGCGCAACGGCTTTTAGCCGAAACATTGCGGGCACAAGGGGGATCACTTGTTCTCCAAAAAGAAGCCATTGAAGCCTGGCGACAGGGTGGTTCGCAAATGCCCAATGTTTTAGTGATGGGGGGCGAAAACAAAAGCAGCGTGCCCTTTTTATTTAACTTAGGGGATCTCGCTGATATCGACGAAGAACGTCCTTCTCCAGAAGAAGCATCTCCTCTTGATGAACCTTCTCCCTTTGAACAAGATGATGACTCTTCCTCCTCTCTTGATCTGCCTCCTAGTTATGGAGATTTAAATTAACGACTCTCTCGAGAGTATAAAGCACCAGTAACGAATCACAAAAAAAACAAACGAGGAGCAAAATTCTTGACTCAACCCAATATCCCAAGCCTAACCGCCATTATTGGCGGTGTGATTGCTGCTGTACTGCTGCTCATTGGCTTCAACTCATATACGGTGATTAACCCAGGAGAAGCAGGGGTGCTGAGCATTTTAGGGCAAGCCCAAGAAGGCGCATTGCTGGAGGGCATTCATTTCAAACCCCCCATCATCTCAAAAGTGGATGTTTATGATGTGACCGTGCAAAAGTACGAAGTACCCGCGCAAAGTGCTACGAAAGATTTACAGGATTTAAAAGCCAGTTTTGCCATTAACTTCCGGCTTGATCCAGTGCGAGTTGTGGATATTCGACGCAAACAAGGCACGCTTAGCAATGTTGTGGCAAAAATCATCTCTCCACAAACTCAAGAATCTTTTAAGGTAGCAGCAGCCAGAAAAACAGCCGAAGAAGCGATTACTCGGCGTGATGAATTAAAAGAAGATTTTGATGTTGCCTTGAACGAACGGCTGGATAAGTATGGCATTATTGTGCTCGATACCAGTGTGATCGACCTCAATTTTACTAAGGCTTTTGCTCAAGCGGTAGAAGATAAACAAATTGCGGAACAAAGTGCTCAACGGGCAGTTTACATCGCCAGAGAAGCCGAACAAGAAGCGCAGGCAGATATTAATCGCGCGAAAGGACGAGCCGAAGCGCAACGGCTTTTAGCAGAAACATTGCGGGCGCAAGGGGGATCACTTGTTCTCCAAAAAGAAGCGATTGCAGCCTGGCGACAAGGAGGGTCCCAAATGCCTAATGTTCTCGTCATGGGTGGAGAGAATGAGAGCAGTGTTCCCTTCCTGTTCAACTTAGGAGACTTGGCAGAGGTGGACAAAAATCGTCCTTCTCCAGAAGAGGCATCTCCTCTTGATGAACCCTCTCCTTTTGAACAAGACGACGATTCGGCTTCTAATCTAGACTTGCCTTCGGGTTATGACAGTTTAGATCTCAACTAACTCAAAATTGACTTAATATTCTGAGGACAAGGTTTCGGTGGCATCATGGCTGCCGAAGCTGTCTTCAGTTTCTCCTTCTTCAATGACAATGACGGTAATATTATCGGAACCGCCATTTTCTTTCGCTGTTTCAATCAGTTGCGTCACTGCTTGATCACAAGTTTCGGCTTCTTTCAGGTAGGTGGTAATTTCTTTTTCGGGAACTTCGCCCGTTAAGCCGTCACTACAAAGAAGAAGGCGATCGCCCGGTTGAATATTGAGAATATCAATGTCGATACTATAAAGCTCTTTACGGCCTAAACACTGGGATAAGACATGGCGCCAAGGGTGAACTTCAGCTTCAGCAGGAGAAATCGTGCCCGACTTGAGAGCCCATGCGACCCATGTATGATCTTCAGTGAGTTGGCTCAGCTCATTATCTCGCCAGAGGTATAACCGCGAATCTCCCACATGAACGCACCACACTTGGTCTTTGCGAAAAATGACTGCAACCACTGTGGTTCCCATTTCAGCCCGTTCCGGATGAGTTTGTTGATCAGCAATAATTTTTTCATTTGCTTCCTCAACAGCTTGCTGAAGTAGGACTTCAGAGTTAATCTCAGCGTCCCAATGGTGTTCGAGATAATCGCTAATTGCTTGCGTCGCAATTTTACTGGCTTCTTGTCCACCAGCATGTCCTCCCATACCATCTGCCACAATAAAGAAACGCCCTTGCGGGTCGTAATAGAGGCAGTCTTGGTTCACTGCACGCATAACTCCGGTATCAGTTCGCCCATTAAAGCGACGTTTCATAGCCTTTTTTTTTAATAACCAGTGTACAAAATAAAAAATAATAGGTTTATTTTATCGGCTTATTGCATTCGATCCCAACGGTCTAAGCGTTTTAATAAACGAATGAATGCAAATCCTGAAGCTCCTGCGGCTAAAGCCATAATAACTGCTAAAACAATTAGTTCATTCACCAGTAAAATGGTTGCAGAAATAATAAAAGCAGACATGAGGAGGGTGTAATTTGTTCCCAACTGAACACCGCTCATCCGCCGTAGAATCCGATCGCTTTCAATGGAACGAACACGCAGACGCAAATCCCCTCTTTCGAGTTTATCAATCGACTCTTCGAGGCGACGAGGTAAACCCAATGCGGTTGAACTGACTTGGGCGGCTTGTCGTCCAATTTCATCGAGAAAAGTTTTATTGCTGTCGTAACCGTTATTATTCATAAGATCCATTGCATAGGGTTGAGCAACTGCCATAAAGTTAAATTCTGGGTCGAGACTTTTGCCAACGCCTTCAAGAGTGGAAAACGCTCTCATGACAAAGGTAAACGTGGCAGGAAAACGGAAGGGGTTATTATAAGCAATTTCGTATAAGTCATCACTAATTTCGGCAACTGATTGTTCCTCAAAGGGTTCATCCATGAAGTGATCCAACATATATTGGATGGAACGACGAACGGCGCTGGTATCTCCGACGGGGGCAAGGGCACCTAGTTCCACGAGAGACTGCATTACGCGATCGCCGTTTTTTTCGGCAATGCCAAATAAGGTCTCCATTAATTGTTCCCTAACATTGCCTTTAATTCGTCCCATCATGCCAAAATCATAAAAAATGAGTTGTCCTTGGGGACTCACTGCTAGGTTTCCCGGGTGGGGATCGGCATGAAAGAACCCATCATAAAGGAGCTGTTGCAGATAAGTTTCTGCGCCTAAACGGGCGATAACGCTCCGGTCTACACCTGCAGCATCAAGGGCTTCGTGATGACTGACTTTAATGCCGGGCACAAATTCTAAGGTTAAGACACGCAATGAGGTGTAACGCCAATAGACCCGAGGAACACGGACTTGTTTATAGTTTTGAAAGTTCCGACGAAACGTATCGGCATTCCGCCCTTCGTTAAGATAATCGGCTTCTTCCCAAAGAATGCGACAACATTCCTCATAAATGCCAATCCAATCGCGCCCCTTTCCCCAACGGGGATGATTTTGGAAATACCGGGCAATCCGCTTGAGAATCGCTAAGTCAATCGTAAATAATTTTTTCAGACCCGGACGCTGCACCTTGACCACAACTGTTTCCCCACTGTGCAGTTGGGCTTTATGCACTTGTCCTAAACTAGCTGCAGCAAGGGGAGTGGGGTCAAAACTTTGAAAGAGTTGGTCAACCGTTTTCCCTAAGTCTTCCTTAATAATGGCTTGGACTTGTTCAAAATCAAAAGCAGGGACTCGGTCTTGCAGTTTAGAGAGTTCCTGAACATACTCAATCGGGAAAATATCAGCACGGGTTGAAAAGAGTTGACCCACTTTGATGAAGGTGGGACCCAGTTCTAAGAGACTTTCCCGAATCCATACTGCTCTAGCTTGACGGCGGGCTTGCTTTTTTTCTTCGCTATAACCACCGATATAACTCCACTTTTTTCCTTCTAACCACAGTTTAAATAGAAGCGTTAAGACAAAAAACCAAATATCTAACCGTCGGCGGTTACGGGAGTAGTTTTCTTGATTCCAACGATAGGCTTTTTTCCCCGCTTCTGGGGAGGACGAAGAAGGGGAAGAGAGTTGTTGATTTAGAGGCTGATTCGATTTCTCAGAGAGCGCAGACACAGCACGATTCCTTGATAGCGTTTTGGCAGTAGAGTGCAGAGGAGAACTTGCTTAGAAAGAAACTCCTTTATGATTCTTTTTGACTTCGATAAGCGTTCAGTTCAGTGCGCAATGTTGCGACTGAGGCTCTTAACTCGTCAATCATCGCTTGCACATCTTCAGAAGAACGGCGAGTTGTGGTTTGCGTACTAGAAGCAGTACTCGTCTGAGTCGTGGTTCTAGTTGAGGTGGATTGAGCTTCGCTTTGTTCGGCGCGAGCCATCACTTCGTCGACAAACTCTCGCATGGCTTCTCGCTGTTTGGCTTCTAATTGTCCGAGTTCACTCAGACTGTTGGTGACCGTATCTTCTAAGCGTTCACCAAGGACTTCCGCAAAAGCGCGACCGACATAAAAGGCGTGCAAAGCAGGGTTACTCATAAAAAATAGTACGGATAAATGGCATTTGTAGGTTTCGTAACAAATTATAACGTGCAGATTAAAAGGAAAGCGTTTCTGCAGCCAAATTTCACTAAGAATACGACTTAGGTCGAACCTAACAAGGTTTTCAACAAACGTTGAGAATCCGGGATTAATAATGCCAATCTTCTCCCAGCGGAAAACATTGCTCCAAATGAGGAGGTTAGGCAAGTAACGGCTAGGCTCATCTATCTAATTATTTCCAGAGAAGACTAAAGAGAAACAATTTTCTCTGATTCTTTAAGTTATTCTAATTTTTCTCCTTAAAATTTTGCAATTAATTCTTTTTTGTTATCGATGAATTGATGATTCAATTGTAAAAAAATAATGATCATTTCAAGCATATACTGTTTTGCGCGATCGCGCTCCTGCAAAATTTGAAATTCTGTCTCCTAAACCATCCCTATCCTGGGGAGGGGGATAGATCAAATGAAGAATAACAGTTACAATAGCTCCTTAATCTAAAAAGCTGTAATTGATCGCTTTTTAAATTTGAAAATAATCCTCTTTTGACGGAGCATGAAAATGAAAAAAATAAGTTGCTTGATTTTAACTTCTCTTTCCTTACTACTTGTTTCACCAACCCTTGCCCATAGCATCTGGCTAGAAAAAGAAGAAGAAGAAGAATTAACGATCAAATATGGTCATGTCGAAAAAGAGTTTGAGGGCTACGATCCCAATAAAGTAAAAACCGTAACTGCTTTTGCTCAAAGTGGGGACCAAATGAGTGTAGAAATGATTCCTCAGGGAGAAAAAATGATTTTAGAGACTGAGGCATCTCCGAGTTTAGTTGCGGTTACTTTTGATAATGGATATTGGGTAGAAACTGCAGACGGTTGGCAAAATATTTCTAAACAAGAAGTCGATAGTTATATTAGTTCTAGTCACACTTATAAATATACTAAAGCTCTTTATCAATGGTCATCTTCTTTTATTCAGCCCGTTGATTTGACCTTAGAAATTGTTCCTCTTAATAATCCTTTTACTCTTAGTTCTGGTGAAGAGCTTAAACTTAAAGTTTTATACGAAAAAGAACCTCTATCTCAAGTAAAACTTACGTATAATGGAGCTGAAGGAAATGTTATAGAAACCGATAAAAATGGAATCGCGTCTATTTCCTTAAGTGACTCGAAATTACATTACATTGAAGTGAATCATCGCTACTCTGTTGAAAATAACCCCAAAGCAGACGAAATTGCTCATTCATCAACCTTAACATTTGAGCTCGATTAATTAAAGGACTCAATACAAATTATTTTGTTTTCATCCGCTGAGTTAGAGATTATGCTGCTGTTGTTAGAACTTTAGATTTTTACAATTTGCAAAATATCCAAATTGTTCAATAAAGTGCGATCTTCACTAATATGAGGAAATTTTAATTGAGAGTCGGGCACTCCTCTAGCTAGCTGTCGTTTCCGAACGATATTAAAACTGCCTGAAGCTAGCACATGTAAGCGGGGTGGGGGCACTAAGTCTTGACGCTTCTCACCATAGCGCGGGTTAATTTCTTTGAGTAATTCATCAAACCTTTGTAAGAATTGAGTTAAGTTGGGTAAAGATCCTTCTGGTGGGAGTTCGATATTGAGAATGTAGTGAGCAGGGGTTTCCTTTTCCGAAAGGGTAAGACAAAAGTCTTCTAAAGTGAGATTAAATTCGGTTTGCAAACGCTGTATTGCTTCTACGGCATGGGCTTCCGTGGTTTTTTCCACTGTGGAAGAAATCAGTCCACCACGGCGATGACGAAAGACAATCAGTGGCGCTTGATGGTAAAACCCCACCACTTCTACAACATCCCCATTATCGTAGCGGTAAAACCCACTGTAGTTCGTGACGAGAATACGGTAGCGCTGTCCGACTTCCACTTCTGTGGCGAGGAGTGTTTGGGGATGGGTGGCTTCCCATTCGGCTTCAGGAATAAATTCAAAAAAACCAGTTCCGACGGCGAGGATACTCCCATCGACATCGAGATCCGGATAAATACTGTAGGTGGCTTCAGCAGAAGCATAAGCAGCACCAAAAACAGGGGTATTTTCCAGGTAGTGGGGGAAGCGTTGGAGGTAAAAGTCTGAGGTTCCTCCCCTTGCTGTAGCGATATAAGAAAGGTTTTTCCAAACTTGGGGCGGGGTGAGTCGTCCTTGGGTGCTTAAAATCGTTTGCAATTGTTGGGCGCGTTGCGGTTGGGGTTGCAGTTGTTTTTCTAGTTCGTTGCGCAGGTGAGAATCTAGCTTCAGCCAAGCGGGAATCGTTCCCATTTTGAGATCGTGAATGAAGTCATCGCCATACTGTTCAAGATATTGGCAAGTGCGAAGAATCAGCATTGGAAAATTAGCAACAATTCCTCCGGTTTCTCGATTTTGGAGGGCGAAGAGAAGGCAGAGATAATGACGGGCTAAACTATCCCTAATTTGTAAGGTTTCGTAAGGATTGGCAAAGAGTTGTTGGTAGATCCATTTCCCCATTTTTAAGACCCCAGCCGAACCACTACCATAAGGAATTCCTCCTGAGGTATAACCAGAAATATGGGTACTGTTGGTAAGAAGAAGTTTCCTGAGATGGCTACCTCTTTTTTTTAAGGCACTGCTAAGAAAGCCCATACTAATTAAGTTGGCCCAACCGAGTGAATTTTGAAATTTTTTCGTCACCGGAATGAGTTTTTGTTTTCCGGTAGAACCGCTGGTCGCGTTGAAATAAGTGACGCGATCGCGCGTTAAAATATTGGCTTCTCCGGCTGCCATCCGTTGAATGTAAGATTCATATTGATCGTAGCTGCGAGGGGGAATGCGCGATCGAAATTCAGCAACGGTTTTAATCGCACGCAAGTTTTCTTCCTGTCCCAAAAGAGTATCTTGATGATTCGCTAAGACTTGTTTGAGAAAATTTTCTTGAGTTGTCGCAACCGTCTTAGTTTGTTGTTCAAATTGGGCTTTTGCCAGTTGAGAAGTCTGACTTAAAATTCTTAATAAAAGATTCGACATTAGGATTAAAGGTATAATTAATGTAGGTTAAATTAGGCTTGATTAACGATGAGCGAAACAATTCAAAAAATTGATATCTCTGATTTATCCTTAGAGACTTTTTTTAGATCAAAATACAACAAAACTGTTCCCATTATCGTGACTGGCTTACTAGGAAAAGATACACAATGGGACTTAAATTATCTTTGTCAAACCATTGGCGACAACAAATTTTTATTTCGACATTACGGATCCCAGCGCTATCAAACCGATAAACAGCAGTGGCAGAGTATTGGGAGTGGGGTAGATGTACGAGAAATGTCGTTTCATGAGTATGCCGAAATGCTGCGCAATGGTCAAGCCAAAAGCGAAGATATTTATTTAGCAAAAGCGTCTCTCAAAGATACGCCGTTGAGTCAAAGCCCTTCCTTACAAACACTCGGTTCTAAATTGAGCTTGAAACCCGTCACTGACTATCGAATGTATATGGGACACGGGGGACATACGGCTTCTCTTCATTACGATATTGTTCATGGCACCCTTTGTCAGCTTTACGGTCAGAAAAAAGTGATTCTTTTTCCTCCTCGGGTTACCCAATCTTTATATCCGTTTCCGATTTGGGTTCATTTAACCCATGGCATGAAGCTACGGTGTTGTTATAGTCAGGTAGATCTAGAGGCAAAAGATTTGACAAAATTTCCTCGGTTAAAGACGGCCTTAAAGGAACAGCAAACCATTACCTTAAAGGCGGGAGAAGTGCTTTTGATTCCGGTGGGCTGGTGGCACGAAATTATTACCCTCGATACCGATGAAATGTCTTGTTCGGTGAGTCGGTTTTGGCAAGTTTCTCCCCAAAGCGCAGCCTATTTTTCTTGGCAACGTTTGCGACCTATCTTAGGGAATATTCTTGCCTTACCCCACTTAATCCAGATGATGATTAAGCAATTCTTAAAACAGCCCAATTGGACAACAATCCAGCAAATTTTGTATAGAATCTAAAAAGGAATCTGAGGAAGATAGGAGTGATGATTGTTCTAATTAGCTTTATTGCTGCTTTTGTGGCTGCTAGTTTGGTGGAATACTGGATCCATCGTCTAATGCATGTGTCTCAAAAATTGGGAGAACGTCACCGGGATCACCATCGTCGCAATGAAGGACAAGGGGTGGTCTGGGAATTCTTAGACTATGTTAGGGGAGGCGCGATCGCGATGGTACTGCCATTTTTCATTTCTCTCGAAGTGGGAAGCGGTTGGCTACTCGGGGCACTGGCTTATGCTGCCTTTTCTGCTTATGCCCACCAACTGCAACACGAAAATCCCACCCGCTGCTTTTGGATGAAAATGCCGGTTCACTATGTTCATCATAAATATGGGATGTGGCATCATAATTTTGGCCTCGGAGTAGACTGGTGGGACCATGTTTTTGGCACCTACAAGCTAGTGGATTGGTTGACAGAAGAAGAACTGTCCCAGCAATCTGGATACCTTGCCCTGAAAT from Cyanobacteria bacterium GSL.Bin1 includes:
- a CDS encoding prohibitin family protein, producing MTKQTTQSLTAIIGGIIAALLILIGFNSYVVINPGEAGVLSVLGKAQEDALLEGIHYKIPFISKVDVYDVTVQKFEVPAQSATKDLQDLKASFAINFRLDPVQVVDIRRKQGTLSNVVSKIVAPQTQESFKVAAARKTAEEAITRRDELKADFDIALNERLDKYGILVLDTSVIDLNFTKEFAQAVEDKQIAEQSAQRAVYIAREAEQKAQADINRAKGRAEAQRLLAETLRAQGGSLVLQKEAIEAWRQGGSQMPNVLVMGGENKSSVPFLFNLGDLADIDEERPSPEEASPLDEPSPFEQDDDSSSSLDLPPSYGDLN
- a CDS encoding prohibitin family protein, whose amino-acid sequence is MTQPNIPSLTAIIGGVIAAVLLLIGFNSYTVINPGEAGVLSILGQAQEGALLEGIHFKPPIISKVDVYDVTVQKYEVPAQSATKDLQDLKASFAINFRLDPVRVVDIRRKQGTLSNVVAKIISPQTQESFKVAAARKTAEEAITRRDELKEDFDVALNERLDKYGIIVLDTSVIDLNFTKAFAQAVEDKQIAEQSAQRAVYIAREAEQEAQADINRAKGRAEAQRLLAETLRAQGGSLVLQKEAIAAWRQGGSQMPNVLVMGGENESSVPFLFNLGDLAEVDKNRPSPEEASPLDEPSPFEQDDDSASNLDLPSGYDSLDLN
- a CDS encoding Stp1/IreP family PP2C-type Ser/Thr phosphatase — encoded protein: MKRRFNGRTDTGVMRAVNQDCLYYDPQGRFFIVADGMGGHAGGQEASKIATQAISDYLEHHWDAEINSEVLLQQAVEEANEKIIADQQTHPERAEMGTTVVAVIFRKDQVWCVHVGDSRLYLWRDNELSQLTEDHTWVAWALKSGTISPAEAEVHPWRHVLSQCLGRKELYSIDIDILNIQPGDRLLLCSDGLTGEVPEKEITTYLKEAETCDQAVTQLIETAKENGGSDNITVIVIEEGETEDSFGSHDATETLSSEY
- a CDS encoding AarF/ABC1/UbiB kinase family protein, translated to MSALSEKSNQPLNQQLSSPSSSSPEAGKKAYRWNQENYSRNRRRLDIWFFVLTLLFKLWLEGKKWSYIGGYSEEKKQARRQARAVWIRESLLELGPTFIKVGQLFSTRADIFPIEYVQELSKLQDRVPAFDFEQVQAIIKEDLGKTVDQLFQSFDPTPLAAASLGQVHKAQLHSGETVVVKVQRPGLKKLFTIDLAILKRIARYFQNHPRWGKGRDWIGIYEECCRILWEEADYLNEGRNADTFRRNFQNYKQVRVPRVYWRYTSLRVLTLEFVPGIKVSHHEALDAAGVDRSVIARLGAETYLQQLLYDGFFHADPHPGNLAVSPQGQLIFYDFGMMGRIKGNVREQLMETLFGIAEKNGDRVMQSLVELGALAPVGDTSAVRRSIQYMLDHFMDEPFEEQSVAEISDDLYEIAYNNPFRFPATFTFVMRAFSTLEGVGKSLDPEFNFMAVAQPYAMDLMNNNGYDSNKTFLDEIGRQAAQVSSTALGLPRRLEESIDKLERGDLRLRVRSIESDRILRRMSGVQLGTNYTLLMSAFIISATILLVNELIVLAVIMALAAGASGFAFIRLLKRLDRWDRMQ
- a CDS encoding DUF4198 domain-containing protein — translated: MKKISCLILTSLSLLLVSPTLAHSIWLEKEEEEELTIKYGHVEKEFEGYDPNKVKTVTAFAQSGDQMSVEMIPQGEKMILETEASPSLVAVTFDNGYWVETADGWQNISKQEVDSYISSSHTYKYTKALYQWSSSFIQPVDLTLEIVPLNNPFTLSSGEELKLKVLYEKEPLSQVKLTYNGAEGNVIETDKNGIASISLSDSKLHYIEVNHRYSVENNPKADEIAHSSTLTFELD
- a CDS encoding GH3 auxin-responsive promoter, which codes for MSNLLLRILSQTSQLAKAQFEQQTKTVATTQENFLKQVLANHQDTLLGQEENLRAIKTVAEFRSRIPPRSYDQYESYIQRMAAGEANILTRDRVTYFNATSGSTGKQKLIPVTKKFQNSLGWANLISMGFLSSALKKRGSHLRKLLLTNSTHISGYTSGGIPYGSGSAGVLKMGKWIYQQLFANPYETLQIRDSLARHYLCLLFALQNRETGGIVANFPMLILRTCQYLEQYGDDFIHDLKMGTIPAWLKLDSHLRNELEKQLQPQPQRAQQLQTILSTQGRLTPPQVWKNLSYIATARGGTSDFYLQRFPHYLENTPVFGAAYASAEATYSIYPDLDVDGSILAVGTGFFEFIPEAEWEATHPQTLLATEVEVGQRYRILVTNYSGFYRYDNGDVVEVVGFYHQAPLIVFRHRRGGLISSTVEKTTEAHAVEAIQRLQTEFNLTLEDFCLTLSEKETPAHYILNIELPPEGSLPNLTQFLQRFDELLKEINPRYGEKRQDLVPPPRLHVLASGSFNIVRKRQLARGVPDSQLKFPHISEDRTLLNNLDILQIVKI
- a CDS encoding cupin-like domain-containing protein, which translates into the protein MSETIQKIDISDLSLETFFRSKYNKTVPIIVTGLLGKDTQWDLNYLCQTIGDNKFLFRHYGSQRYQTDKQQWQSIGSGVDVREMSFHEYAEMLRNGQAKSEDIYLAKASLKDTPLSQSPSLQTLGSKLSLKPVTDYRMYMGHGGHTASLHYDIVHGTLCQLYGQKKVILFPPRVTQSLYPFPIWVHLTHGMKLRCCYSQVDLEAKDLTKFPRLKTALKEQQTITLKAGEVLLIPVGWWHEIITLDTDEMSCSVSRFWQVSPQSAAYFSWQRLRPILGNILALPHLIQMMIKQFLKQPNWTTIQQILYRI
- a CDS encoding fatty acid hydroxylase family protein, which encodes MIVLISFIAAFVAASLVEYWIHRLMHVSQKLGERHRDHHRRNEGQGVVWEFLDYVRGGAIAMVLPFFISLEVGSGWLLGALAYAAFSAYAHQLQHENPTRCFWMKMPVHYVHHKYGMWHHNFGLGVDWWDHVFGTYKLVDWLTEEELSQQSGYLALKWW